Proteins encoded within one genomic window of Sporolituus thermophilus DSM 23256:
- a CDS encoding pseudouridine synthase produces the protein MAGKERQRLDKVLAHLGYGSRREIKKMVKAERVTVNGAVARDPELHVFPWQDCIEVDGEPIHYREYIYLMMNKPQGVLSATEDAAGKVVVDLLRPEHKAFAPFPVGRLDKDTEGLLLLTNDGQLAHRLLSPKKHVPKRYYARVKGEVTDADRMAFQDGVILDDGYRTLPAELTIVRSGPVSEIELVIYEGKFHQVKRMFAARGKTVTYLKRLAMGALVLDEKLAPGEYRELTAGELAKIDGRPAALT, from the coding sequence ATGGCCGGTAAAGAGCGGCAGCGGTTGGATAAAGTGCTGGCCCATTTGGGTTATGGCTCACGGCGGGAAATTAAAAAAATGGTAAAGGCCGAGCGTGTTACCGTCAACGGTGCGGTTGCCCGCGACCCGGAGCTGCATGTTTTTCCCTGGCAGGATTGCATCGAAGTGGATGGCGAGCCTATCCATTACCGTGAATATATTTATTTAATGATGAATAAGCCGCAGGGCGTGCTATCGGCCACCGAGGACGCGGCCGGCAAAGTGGTGGTCGACCTGCTGCGCCCCGAGCATAAGGCTTTTGCCCCCTTCCCCGTCGGCAGACTGGATAAGGATACCGAGGGACTGCTGCTATTGACCAACGACGGTCAGCTGGCCCACCGGCTGCTCTCGCCGAAGAAGCATGTGCCTAAGCGCTATTATGCCCGGGTGAAAGGGGAAGTAACGGATGCGGATCGGATGGCCTTCCAGGACGGCGTGATCCTTGACGACGGCTACCGGACGCTGCCGGCCGAGCTGACCATTGTGCGCAGCGGTCCGGTGTCGGAGATCGAACTGGTCATATACGAGGGAAAGTTCCACCAAGTCAAGCGGATGTTTGCCGCCCGGGGGAAAACGGTTACTTACCTAAAGCGGCTGGCCATGGGGGCGTTGGTTTTGGACGAAAAATTAGCTCCCGGCGAGTACCGGGAGTTGACCGCGGGCGAACTGGCGAAGATCGACGGACGGCCAG